In Vallicoccus soli, the following are encoded in one genomic region:
- a CDS encoding sugar phosphate isomerase/epimerase family protein, producing MRSPSHPSGTGPTRRSLLQGLGALGALGGATALGAGTAAPAAASAASWRHGRPVPPGKIGFGLYSVRDMLAAAPARTLAMLAEAGYAEIEPAYDYGGRSPAGFRRLADANGLEIVGSHHHPYDFRGEAADVTLERAAVLGQEYVGVSYMDGEQTADGYRRMAEEMNSWGAKARQHGLRWYAHLHDNEFHTDPQTGEVLFDVWLAETDPDLVWFEMDLYWILRARTDPRPYLRRFERRFPLLHLKDGDPVAGLETDLGDGVVDFADILGYLRHPAAHHYVIERDEQPDPVRTARRSYDHLRSLRVTRRV from the coding sequence ATGCGCTCCCCCTCCCACCCGTCGGGCACCGGACCCACCCGCCGCTCCCTGCTGCAGGGCCTCGGCGCCCTCGGTGCCCTCGGCGGTGCGACGGCCCTCGGCGCCGGCACCGCCGCGCCCGCCGCGGCGTCCGCGGCGTCCTGGCGCCACGGCCGACCGGTCCCCCCGGGCAAGATCGGCTTCGGCCTCTACTCGGTCCGCGACATGCTGGCCGCGGCCCCCGCCCGCACGCTCGCGATGCTGGCGGAGGCGGGCTACGCCGAGATCGAGCCGGCGTACGACTACGGCGGCCGCAGCCCGGCCGGCTTCCGGCGCCTCGCGGACGCGAACGGCCTGGAGATCGTGGGGAGCCACCACCACCCGTACGACTTCCGGGGCGAGGCCGCCGACGTCACGCTGGAGCGGGCCGCGGTCCTCGGCCAGGAGTACGTCGGCGTGTCGTACATGGACGGCGAGCAGACCGCCGACGGCTACCGCCGCATGGCCGAGGAGATGAACTCCTGGGGCGCGAAGGCGCGGCAGCACGGGCTGCGCTGGTACGCGCACCTGCACGACAACGAGTTCCACACCGACCCGCAGACCGGCGAGGTGCTGTTCGACGTGTGGCTCGCGGAGACCGACCCGGACCTGGTGTGGTTCGAGATGGACCTCTACTGGATCCTGCGGGCGCGGACCGACCCGCGGCCGTACCTGCGGCGCTTCGAGCGGCGGTTCCCGCTGCTGCACCTCAAGGACGGCGACCCGGTCGCCGGGCTCGAGACGGACCTCGGCGACGGCGTCGTCGACTTCGCCGACATCCTCGGGTACCTGCGCCACCCCGCCGCGCACCACTACGTCATCGAGCGCGACGAGCAGCCCGACCCCGTCCGCACCGCGCGCCGGTCGTACGACCACCTGCGCAGCCTGCGCGTCACGCGCCGGGTCTGA